The Thermoanaerobacter uzonensis DSM 18761 sequence GAAAACAATCCCGTAAACGATATTATGTTAAACTGCTCTATAACGTTTGATATAAATGACCCTTTTTTAAAAGAAAAAGCGGTTGTTCTGGAGGATAGAAAAAATATTGCGAAAGTTTATGGTGTAGCTAAGTTGGTTTTAATAAAGAAAAATAATTTTACAAAGAATGTAAGAACAAAAGAAACTATACCTTTAATTCAAATTAGTAAAAAGGCATATGATTTATTAAAGTTAAATCCTGATGCAGAATTATTGTATGAAATCAAATTACAACAAGAGATAAAAACGGTTTATAACGTTGTTGGGAAAATAGGAGGCAGTAACAAAAATAACGCATTAGTTTTATCTGCCCATTTTGACCATGTAGGTACAACTGGAAATAATATTTATCCGGGCGCTGCCGATAATTCAACAGGACTTGCGGTTTTATTGGACTTATCCAAAAAATTAAAGGAATATACTGATAAAAATAAATTGGATTTTGATATAGTTTTTTGCGCATTTAACGGTGAAGAATATGGACGTTTTGGAAGCAAGTCTTTTGTTCAGCTATTAAAAAAAGATTATAAAAATATTTATAATATAAATATTGACAGTATAGGAATTAAAAACGGTGGAGTTATAGCTGTTGCAGGTGATAAAAATGTAAGTGGACCATTAATGCAGATATTGAATGAATATTTAAGTGAAAATAATTTTAAAAGTAAAATGTCAGTGGAATATGAGAGTGACCACTTATCATTTTCAGAAGAGAATATAAAATCTGTAAATATAGGTCAGGAGAATGTGGAAGTGTTACATACGACAAAAGATACAATTGATAAAATTGATTTTAAATATTTGGAGAATTTGAGTGATGTAGTATATCAATTTATAATCAAAGAGGGTACAAAAATATTTGGAATAAAAGATGACACAAAAGATGTGTCTTTAAGTGAAGAAGAAAAGAAAATAGATTACATAATTGAAAAAGAGAGACAAAACTTAGATTTTGGGCAATATAAGTTAACTGAAATAGATGGTAAGAAGTATTTGGTAAAAAAATTCGATAAGGAATTTTCAGATATTAAAAGCTTTCAAGAAATTTATGGAAAAACTGATTTGCCTATCAATATTGGTGAATATGAACTTGCAATTTTGGGACAAGCTAATATCCTTAATTTTTTGCCATCTAAACTTGAGCTTACACAGATGCTGTAATTTACGGCATACTGGCGGTGAGTTTTCTAAATGGCATATACCTTCCTTTAATATTTAAATTTGGACATGGTTTTTCTGGAATTATGTACATTATTTTGATTTTTGGATTTTCTTATGGCATATCTTATGTTATAAGACTTTGCTTGGCTTTCTTTACTTCTTGTATGATTTCCAATCTTACACCTCCTATTTTTCGATGAGATGAGTCATCCGGATGACCTTCTTACTTTATAGATGATTGTGGAAAGAGTTTGGTTTTCGGATAAGATTATATCTTGTTGGATAAGTGATTGTTTTTAGAAGAATAGAAGTATACCTATGTACTTTATACTAAGGATACTAGGGAAGGAACAATTTACTCTGTAACCATTTTGTAACCAAAACTTAATAATTTTTTAATAAATTTTAACATTTAAAAAGTTATAATGAAATAAAAGAGGAAGATAGTATTGAAAGGAGATGAAAAGCATTGAAAAAAGTTCTTATAGTTTTATGGTTATTAATCATTTCCATTGCATTTTCTTCTTGTGGCATAAAGGCAAATACCAAAGTAAATGATGAGATAGATATAAACAAAGTTGTTTCACTTAAAGAAAAACAATTTCCTGTTGGCTTTGACCCTTATAAAAAGAAGGTATTGCTTGCGATATACGATGAAAACAATAAAATAAGTTTAGGATTTTATGATATTAAAAGTACAAAAACTGAGATTGTAGTAAAACCTGTAGATTACAGTAAAAATATAAAAAGTGCTGTTACAGATGGTAAATATATAGGCTGGGTTGAAGCATCAGATAATATGGGAATGTGGGGAGATGACTGGAGAATATACATCAAAGATTTAAATACCCAAGATCTAAAAATGATTGCAAAAAGTAAATTTGGTGAAGATGATGTTTTAAATAATCAGTTTAGTGTTGAACCACATTTATCCATTAACAACGGAAAGCTTGTATGGTCAACTTATGAATCAGATGGAGATAATAAGTCAAGTTCAATATTTTTATATGATTTAAAAGAGAACAAACAGAAAATAATACAAACTTTAAAAGGGAATGATAATTATCATTTTAGTAGCCCTCACATATATGGAAATTATATAGTTTGGGATGAGTCAAAAATATCTGGACAAGAAGATATTGGCGGAGTGTATTTGTATAGTATTGCAGAAAATAAAACTTTAAAATTATCTGAGCAAGGTGCTTTTTCAAATATATGGGGAGACAATGTTGTGTGGGTAGAAAAAAATAAGAAAGCCATACTTTACAATATTAAAAGTAAAAAAAAGATAGAAATTCCAACATACAGCAGTGAGGTGTGGGCTGTCTCCTTAAATAAAGACTATGTTACATGGTATAGTAATAACAGCAGCATGAAAGTTTATAATATCTTCAAAAATAAAACTCAACTTATAAATATTCCAATTATAAGCGGACCAACAATTTACTATGACATTCTAACCTGGGTACAAAATGAAGATGGTAAAGCAATACCAAAATTTTTATTGCTTTATAATTAAGCTATTTTTTAATATAGGGAGGGGGAAATTATGAGAAGGAGAAATTTAATACTTGTCTTTTTGTTCATCTTTTTAATTTTGCCTTTGATATGGGTCATAATTAATCTTGAAGTCCCTGATAAGAAAAGTACTGAGCAAGTGAATTTGTCAAATTCTACAGAACAGAGCAATATTTATGAGGACCAGGAAAAGCTTCTGAAATTCTTATATGATAATAAAAAACGCATTCTTGAGAATAAAAAGGTGTTTTTAATAGATGTAACAGATGTGCTTCCTGTGGTAGAAGAGAAGGATATAAACAATTCTACAGTCCAGCCTGATTTAAATATTGTAAAATCAGAAAGACAGAAACAGTATGAGATAATTAAAAAAGTTTTGAGGGAAGCCGATTATTACCATCTGACTGGGAAAATCAGGGACAACACGGTATATTCTTATTTGAGCGATATAGTAAAAAAGGCCCTTTATAGCGATTATAAAGAAGAAGAGTATACCTATTATTACAAAGTGGAACCTGCTAATCCCGATGAAACTGTTCTCAGAGATAGGAAAGGATACTTTTACTATGTGTATGTTTTTACAGATTCTTACGAGGTCAACCCGGCGGACCCCTATGGAGATATTAAAAAATTGATAATGCTTGTAGAGAAAATAAAAGGTAAATGGGTGATTACAGAGCTTACGTATAATAATTAACAGAGTACAAAGGGGAGTTCTTCTTGTTTGAAAAATCAAACTAGAATAACTCTCCCCGTGTCTATTTAAGAGTTGTTTACCTCTGTGTCATATTCAATAAAATTTCTCTAATTTCTGTAGCTTTATCTTCATCTGCAAGGACTACTAGATAATCGCCGGCTAGAATTTTTGTATTTCCCTTTGGTATTAATTCATGCGTTCCCCTCTTTATGCCAACAAGTAAGCAATTTTGGGGCAAGCTAATATCCTTTAATTTTTTGCCATCTAAACTTGAGCCTACACAGACAGGCATTTCGAAAATCGTCTTTCTTTTTTTATTGGCAGTTATAGATTTTTGTTCTTTCTTTATCGGCAGACGTTCTAACAAAGATTCATAAATCGGCATATTTGAGAACAAATCTGATGAAAGATATGCTGCTATAGAAACAGTGCTTAGGGCTAACAAATGACTAAATGAACCGGTCATTTCAGTTACAAGCAAACTACCTGTTATCGGTGCCCTAACTATAGCAGCAAAATATCCTGCCATAGCAAATACAATAAAATTTTTGATATAAATAGGGTTTATGTGCATTATGTTAATTATGACAGTTCCATATATGTTGCCAATCAGTGAACCTATTATAAGGAGGGGCATAAAAATACCTCCTGGTACACCTGAACCATAGCTTACCATCGTAAATAAAAATTTAACAATTAATAGCAAAATTAGAAATTTTAAACTAAAACTATTATTGCTTAATGTATCGACAAGACCCTCACCGCCCCCAAGTGCCATAGGTACCCATAGTCCAACTGCAACGGATATAATAAGAGGTATTATTGGCTTCATATGTGATTTTATTTTTAACATGTTGTATATATCTTGAGTCTTTAAAAGGGTTTTATTAAATACGATTCCACATAATCCAACGATAATTCCAAGTAAAATAAGATAAAGATAATTATTAAGCGGCATTACTGCTAGATTTTTCAGATTAAAAATAGGTTTGATTCCTAATAGTTCACCAGCTACAAAAGTTGATGTAAGTGATGAAACCATACTAGATACAAGTACCAATGGTGAGAAATTTTTATGCAGTTCTTCAAGAGCAAAAATCACTCCTGCAAGTGGTGCATTAAAAGCTGCTGCAAGCCCTGCACTAGCTCCGCATGTAAGAAGGTATTTTTCTTCAACTCTAAATCTACCAAACAACCTACTTATTCCTTGCCCGATTGAAGAACCAATTTGCACACATGGACCTTCGCGTCCTAAAGAAAGTCCTGCACCTATCGCTAAAATAGTACCTATGAGCTTTAGCAATAAAACTCGTAACCAATTAACTTTTATATAACCAATAATCATGCCTTCAACTTGAGGTATACCACTACCGCTTATCATAGGTTCTTTTTTCACTATTATACCCAATATTAAGCCTATTAGAGAAAGGAAAATTATCCAGCCAATTAACGGGTAAGGATTTGTATGAAGAATTTTGTATACACTTATTACAAGAATATTTGTTTTTT is a genomic window containing:
- a CDS encoding M28 family metallopeptidase, with protein sequence MLLITRCWPQNIFNQKDFTIKQSVEEFSSDKYKGRLAGTEENNNVAKLIESIFKELGIEPYDGINYLYEYKQPVFDEKKQVHVMNVKFKDGNKKELLYGIDYLENNPVNDIMLNCSITFDINDPFLKEKAVVLEDRKNIAKVYGVAKLVLIKKNNFTKNVRTKETIPLIQISKKAYDLLKLNPDAELLYEIKLQQEIKTVYNVVGKIGGSNKNNALVLSAHFDHVGTTGNNIYPGAADNSTGLAVLLDLSKKLKEYTDKNKLDFDIVFCAFNGEEYGRFGSKSFVQLLKKDYKNIYNINIDSIGIKNGGVIAVAGDKNVSGPLMQILNEYLSENNFKSKMSVEYESDHLSFSEENIKSVNIGQENVEVLHTTKDTIDKIDFKYLENLSDVVYQFIIKEGTKIFGIKDDTKDVSLSEEEKKIDYIIEKERQNLDFGQYKLTEIDGKKYLVKKFDKEFSDIKSFQEIYGKTDLPINIGEYELAILGQANILNFLPSKLELTQML
- a CDS encoding ClC family H(+)/Cl(-) exchange transporter gives rise to the protein MNKGKSITFNTLIHWEEFRKRIIVEGIITGFFVGLIIAILRYILEKTNILVISVYKILHTNPYPLIGWIIFLSLIGLILGIIVKKEPMISGSGIPQVEGMIIGYIKVNWLRVLLLKLIGTILAIGAGLSLGREGPCVQIGSSIGQGISRLFGRFRVEEKYLLTCGASAGLAAAFNAPLAGVIFALEELHKNFSPLVLVSSMVSSLTSTFVAGELLGIKPIFNLKNLAVMPLNNYLYLILLGIIVGLCGIVFNKTLLKTQDIYNMLKIKSHMKPIIPLIISVAVGLWVPMALGGGEGLVDTLSNNSFSLKFLILLLIVKFLFTMVSYGSGVPGGIFMPLLIIGSLIGNIYGTVIINIMHINPIYIKNFIVFAMAGYFAAIVRAPITGSLLVTEMTGSFSHLLALSTVSIAAYLSSDLFSNMPIYESLLERLPIKKEQKSITANKKRKTIFEMPVCVGSSLDGKKLKDISLPQNCLLVGIKRGTHELIPKGNTKILAGDYLVVLADEDKATEIREILLNMTQR